CACCACCTACATCCTGGAACGGGCCGAGTTCGCGGGAGTGCGGGTGGTGAACAAGCCCCAGTCACTGCGTGACGCCAACGAGAAGGGTTACACCGCCTGGTTCCCCCAGTGCTGCCCGCCCACGCTCATGAGCCGCGACATGGCGCGCATCCGCGCCTTCGTCACTGAACACCGCAAGGTGGTGGTGAAACCCCTGGACGGCATGGGCGGCAGCCAGGTCTTCGTGCTCGAGGCGGGCGATGCCAACCTCTCGGTGGTGCTGGAGACCCTGACGCACTACGGCACGCGCCTCGCCATGGCGCAGCTGTATCTCCCCGAGATCAAGGCCGGCGACAAGCGCATCCTGGTCATCGACGGCGAGCCGGTGCCCTATGCCTTGGCGCGGGTGCCGGCGCCGGGCGAGTCCCGCGGCAACCTCGCCGCCGGCGGCAAGGGCGTGGGCGTGGCGCTCACGGAACGCGACCGCTGGATCGTCTCCCAGGTGGGCCCGACGCTGCGGGAGAAGGGCCTCCTGTTCGTGGGCCTCGATGTCATCGGCGACTGGCTCACGGAGATCAACGTGACGAGCCCCACCTGCGTGCGCGAACTGGACAAGCTCTACAAGCTCGACATCGCCGGCGGCTTCATGGACGTGCTGGCTCGCAAGCACGCGGCGCGCGCCTGATGGCCGCGATGCCGAACCCGCGGCTCGACTCGCCGGCGGTCACGGCCCGCGACCGGCTGGTGACCACGTTGTTCTTCGCCGCGCTGCTGCACGGCATCCTCATCCTCGGCATCACCTTCCGGCCGGACAGGCCGAGCGGCAGCCCGACCCTCGAGGTCACCATGGTGCAGACCCGCAGCGTGGCGCCCCCGGACAAGGCCCAGTACCTGGCCCAGGCGAACCAGCGCGGCGAGGGCAACACCACCGAGCAGGTGCGCCCGGAGAGCCCGCTCTCCATGCCGGCGGCGCTGAACAACGCCGGCCGCGCAGAGGCGCCGGACCTCACCGACAATCCAGGCGCGACGCGCACCGCCAGCCGCAAGCAGGGCCAGGACCGCAGCCACGATTCGGAGCGCGATGCCGCCGTCACCACCAGCGCCATGACCGGCAACAGCGCCAACGCGAAGGCCGCCGCCGCGCCCATGAGCCTGGAGCCACGCATCCTGGTGGCGCGGCTGCTGACGCCGGGCGACGACGCACTGATGCCGAACGACGACGGGCTGGAGCTGCCCCAGGCCACCGACCCCAACCCGCGGGTGGCGTTCGTCTCCGTGAACGCGCGCGAGTCGCGCTTCGCTCCATACCTCGACGCCTGGCGCCGCAAGGTGGAGCGCATCGGCAACCTGAACTTCCCGGCGGAGATCCGCAGCCGTCACCTCTCGGGCTCGCTGGCGCTGGAGGTGTCGCTGAACGCCGACGGCAGCATCCGGGAGCTCAACCTGAACCAACCCTCGGGCCAGGCGCTGCTGGACAACTCGGCCCAGCGCATCGTCAGGCTGGCGGCGCCCTTCGCGCCCTTCCCCGCCGCCATCCGCCGCGACACCGCGGTGCTGCGTTTCGTGTACGTGTGGCGCTTCAACGGCGGGAAGCTTGATGCCCGTCACAGTTCAATAAAATCAGCGGCTTCCGGGTATTAAGTCATACCCGCTTGTACGGTCCGAAGGGGACGCGGATACTTGTTCCATGTCCCAAGACTTCCTCACCAATCAGTTCCTGGTGGCCATGCCCTCGATGGAAGACCCGAACTTCCGCGAGAGCGTGACTTTCATCTGCGAGCACAGCGCGCAGGGCGCGCTCGGCATCATCATCAACCGGCCCATGAACGTGGTGCTGGACGACGTGCTCAAGCAGCTCGCGCTTAAGACCGACGACCCGGACACGGCGGCGAGCCCGGTGTACCTCGGCGGCCCGGTGCAGACGGAGCGCGGCTTCGTGATCCACGAGCCCCACGGCGACTGGGAGGCGACGCTCAAGGTCACCGACAGCATCGGCGTCACCACCTCGCGCGACGTGCTGGAGGCGCTCGCCGCCGGCGGCGGCCCGCGCCGCTGCATGGTGGCGCTCGGCTATGCCGGCTGGACCGCCGGCCAGCTCGAGGAGGAGATCAAGGGCAACTCCTGGCTCTCGGTCCCCGCCGACAGCCGCATCATCTTCGACACCCCGGTGGAACTGCGATGGCAGGCGGCCGCGCGCCTGCTCGGGGTGGATCTCGCGTTGCTCTCGGGCGACGCGGGCCATGCGTAGCTAAGGGATCGGACTCGTCTCGGTTCGGCTCGCGCGCAGCACGCCTCTGTGCTGCAATAGCTCTTATGACCCAACCTCCCCAGACCTTCCTCGGCTTCGATTTCGGACTGAGGCGCATCGGCGTGGCCGTGGGCCAGACCCTGACCGGCAGCGCCTCACCCCTCGGCGTGGTGACGCCCCGGGCCGGCGAACCGGACTGGGAGGCCATCGGCCGGCTGGTGGCGGAATGGCGGCCCGCGGCCCTGGTGGTGGGTCTGCCCTATAATATGGACCTCAGCGAGCAGGAGATGACGGCGCATGCGCGCCGCTTCGCCGAGGGGCTCGCACAACGCTTCCCGCTGCCGGTGCACACCGTGGACGAGCGACTTTCGTCCCGCGAGGCGGAGGCACAGCTGAAGGAACGGCGCCAGCAGGGACGGCGTCGCGTGACTCGCGAGGACATCGACGGCGCCGCCGCCTGCGTGATCCTCGAGAGCTGGTTCAACTCCACGAGGGGCCGGGACAGTCC
This portion of the Gammaproteobacteria bacterium genome encodes:
- the gshB gene encoding glutathione synthase, producing the protein MAKTHPLSLGVVMDPIGAIKPAKDTTLAMLLAAQKRGWKLLYMEQQDVYLAQGEARARYRELTVKDDPEDWHTFGPEHDGPLAGAMDLVLMRKDPPFDIEYIYTTYILERAEFAGVRVVNKPQSLRDANEKGYTAWFPQCCPPTLMSRDMARIRAFVTEHRKVVVKPLDGMGGSQVFVLEAGDANLSVVLETLTHYGTRLAMAQLYLPEIKAGDKRILVIDGEPVPYALARVPAPGESRGNLAAGGKGVGVALTERDRWIVSQVGPTLREKGLLFVGLDVIGDWLTEINVTSPTCVRELDKLYKLDIAGGFMDVLARKHAARA
- a CDS encoding TonB family protein → MAAMPNPRLDSPAVTARDRLVTTLFFAALLHGILILGITFRPDRPSGSPTLEVTMVQTRSVAPPDKAQYLAQANQRGEGNTTEQVRPESPLSMPAALNNAGRAEAPDLTDNPGATRTASRKQGQDRSHDSERDAAVTTSAMTGNSANAKAAAAPMSLEPRILVARLLTPGDDALMPNDDGLELPQATDPNPRVAFVSVNARESRFAPYLDAWRRKVERIGNLNFPAEIRSRHLSGSLALEVSLNADGSIRELNLNQPSGQALLDNSAQRIVRLAAPFAPFPAAIRRDTAVLRFVYVWRFNGGKLDARHSSIKSAASGY
- a CDS encoding YqgE/AlgH family protein, which gives rise to MSQDFLTNQFLVAMPSMEDPNFRESVTFICEHSAQGALGIIINRPMNVVLDDVLKQLALKTDDPDTAASPVYLGGPVQTERGFVIHEPHGDWEATLKVTDSIGVTTSRDVLEALAAGGGPRRCMVALGYAGWTAGQLEEEIKGNSWLSVPADSRIIFDTPVELRWQAAARLLGVDLALLSGDAGHA
- the ruvX gene encoding Holliday junction resolvase RuvX, whose product is MTQPPQTFLGFDFGLRRIGVAVGQTLTGSASPLGVVTPRAGEPDWEAIGRLVAEWRPAALVVGLPYNMDLSEQEMTAHARRFAEGLAQRFPLPVHTVDERLSSREAEAQLKERRQQGRRRVTREDIDGAAACVILESWFNSTRGRDSP